From a region of the Mycolicibacterium sp. MU0050 genome:
- a CDS encoding heparin-binding hemagglutinin — protein sequence MAENPTIEELKAPLLAAVGAADLALATVNEIVATLRERAEEARTDASSRAEERRAKLTGRVDDARDRLSQLQEELPKEFGELRDKLTADELRRVAEGYAEQAQATYSRLVERGEAALERLRHQPAIEDAAGRAEGYVDQAVEVTQDALGTVAAQTRAVGERAAKLVGVELPKKAEDAAAPVKAQAAKAQATPTEAKKAPAKKAPAKKAAAKKAPAKKAPAKKVTQK from the coding sequence ATGGCAGAAAACCCGACCATCGAAGAACTGAAGGCCCCGTTGCTGGCTGCTGTGGGCGCCGCGGACCTGGCCCTGGCCACCGTCAACGAGATCGTTGCGACCCTGCGCGAGCGTGCCGAGGAGGCCCGCACCGACGCCAGCAGCCGCGCCGAGGAGCGTCGCGCCAAGCTGACCGGCCGTGTCGACGACGCTCGCGACCGCCTGTCGCAGCTGCAGGAAGAGCTGCCCAAGGAGTTCGGTGAGCTCCGCGACAAGCTGACCGCCGACGAACTCCGTCGTGTCGCCGAGGGCTACGCCGAGCAGGCCCAGGCGACCTACAGCCGGCTCGTCGAGCGCGGCGAGGCGGCCCTCGAGCGGCTGCGTCACCAGCCGGCGATCGAGGATGCCGCCGGACGCGCCGAGGGCTACGTGGACCAGGCCGTCGAGGTCACGCAGGATGCGCTGGGCACCGTCGCCGCCCAGACCCGCGCCGTGGGTGAGCGCGCCGCCAAGCTGGTCGGCGTCGAGCTGCCGAAGAAGGCCGAGGACGCCGCCGCTCCGGTGAAGGCCCAGGCCGCCAAGGCCCAGGCCACCCCGACCGAGGCCAAGAAGGCCCCGGCCAAGAAGGCGCCGGCCAAGAAGGCCGCCGCCAAGAAGGCCCCGGCCAAGAAGGCGCCGGCCAAGAAGGTCACCCAGAAGTAA
- a CDS encoding DUF445 domain-containing protein, with product MSQARGSLAESIAGVDPLGDAERQRSLRRMKLVALSFLLAATVIFFVCTWVQRDGTAPGWVGYVRAAAEAGMVGALADWFAVTALFKHPLGIPIPHTAIIRRKKDQLGEGLGTFVRENFLSADVVETKLRDAQVPSRVGKWLAEPEHARRVAEESATVLRVLVELLNDDDVQQIIDRMIVRRLAEPQWGPPVGRVLAQLLAENRQEALIQLLCDRAFQWSLNAGETIERVVTRDSPSWSPKFVDHLVGDRIHRELMDFTDKVRRDPNHELRRSATRFLFEFADDLQNDPATIGKAENVKEQLMARDEVARAAETAWKTLKRLVLDGVDDPSSALRTRVTDSVIRIGESLRDDADLRQKVEDWIVRAAQHLVGQYGVEITSIITETIERWDADDASRRIELHVGRDLQFIRINGTVVGALAGLVIYSVAQIIF from the coding sequence ATGTCGCAGGCGCGGGGTTCGCTGGCGGAATCGATCGCCGGCGTCGACCCGCTGGGCGACGCGGAACGGCAGCGTTCCTTGCGACGGATGAAGTTGGTCGCCCTGAGCTTCCTGTTGGCGGCGACGGTGATCTTCTTCGTCTGCACCTGGGTCCAGCGCGACGGCACCGCGCCGGGTTGGGTGGGCTACGTGCGCGCCGCGGCCGAGGCGGGGATGGTGGGCGCGCTGGCCGACTGGTTCGCGGTGACGGCGCTGTTCAAGCACCCGCTGGGGATTCCGATCCCGCACACCGCGATCATCCGGCGCAAGAAGGATCAGCTGGGCGAGGGCCTGGGCACCTTTGTGCGGGAGAACTTCTTGTCGGCCGACGTCGTCGAGACCAAGCTGCGCGACGCCCAGGTGCCCAGCCGGGTGGGCAAGTGGCTGGCCGAGCCGGAGCACGCCCGCCGGGTGGCCGAGGAGTCCGCCACGGTGCTGCGGGTGTTGGTCGAACTGCTCAACGACGACGACGTCCAGCAGATCATCGACCGGATGATCGTGCGCCGCCTCGCCGAACCGCAGTGGGGCCCGCCGGTGGGCCGGGTGCTCGCGCAGCTGTTGGCCGAGAACCGGCAGGAGGCGCTCATCCAGTTGCTGTGTGACCGCGCCTTCCAGTGGTCGTTGAACGCGGGCGAGACGATCGAGCGCGTGGTGACCCGGGATTCGCCGAGCTGGTCGCCGAAGTTCGTCGATCATCTGGTGGGGGATCGGATCCACCGCGAGCTGATGGACTTCACCGACAAGGTGCGCCGTGACCCCAACCACGAGCTGCGGCGCTCCGCGACCCGGTTCCTGTTCGAGTTCGCCGACGATCTGCAGAACGACCCGGCCACCATCGGCAAGGCCGAGAACGTCAAGGAGCAGCTGATGGCCCGCGACGAGGTCGCGCGGGCCGCCGAGACGGCGTGGAAGACGCTGAAGCGGCTGGTTCTCGACGGTGTCGACGACCCGTCCAGCGCGCTGCGCACCCGCGTCACCGACTCGGTGATCCGGATCGGGGAGTCGCTGCGCGACGACGCGGACCTGCGCCAGAAGGTGGAGGACTGGATCGTGCGTGCGGCGCAGCATCTGGTGGGCCAGTACGGCGTGGAGATCACCTCCATCATCACCGAGACGATCGAGCGCTGGGACGCCGACGACGCCAGTCGCCGCATCGAGTTGCACGTGGGTCGTGACCTGCAATTCATCCGGATCAACGGCACCGTGGTGGGGGCGCTGGCCGGCCTGGTCATCTACTCTGTGGCGCAAATCATATTCTGA
- a CDS encoding helix-turn-helix transcriptional regulator: MSQDEKLAAVVTHAASDIGSFIRTQREAAQVSVRQLAEKAGVSNPYLSQIERGLRKPSAEVLNQIAKALRVSAEVLYVQAGILEPGEPNAVRDAVVTDTAITERQKQVLLDIYNSFIQQNEAAIQTGEIAAGEESATD, encoded by the coding sequence ATGTCGCAAGACGAAAAACTTGCCGCTGTGGTGACCCACGCCGCCTCCGACATCGGCAGCTTCATCCGGACCCAACGGGAAGCCGCGCAGGTATCGGTGCGGCAGCTGGCCGAGAAGGCCGGCGTCAGTAATCCGTACCTCAGTCAGATCGAGCGCGGGTTACGCAAGCCGTCCGCCGAGGTCCTCAACCAGATAGCCAAGGCCTTGCGCGTCTCGGCGGAAGTGCTCTATGTCCAGGCGGGAATCCTCGAACCCGGGGAGCCCAACGCGGTGCGCGACGCCGTGGTCACCGACACCGCGATCACCGAGCGGCAGAAGCAGGTGTTGCTGGACATCTACAACTCGTTCATCCAACAGAACGAAGCGGCGATCCAGACAGGCGAGATTGCTGCGGGTGAGGAGTCGGCCACTGACTGA
- a CDS encoding DUF2993 domain-containing protein — protein MTNPPHGDDPMWARPTPEPTAATERFNSAPGAEARPTERIERPHADPATQHIPRADTPPPPAGNTPPPPPAKESPVRRFLSDPLSITLVLVIVAALGIAGVLAGELYARNRANTIVAQVTSCVVEDEATASFGVTPPFLWQHARKKYTNISIETAGNQVRDAKGMTVNIDIEDVQLAETANSGGTIGSLVATITWTTEGIKQTVQDAIPLFGGIVSDVQTNPNDGTIELRGGLGSITAKPRIDEEGLALDVLSVSGLGFTLPRETVQPVLDAFTSQLTKGYPMGIHAESVDVTDSGVIAVFATTNATIPPANEDPCFAGL, from the coding sequence GTGACCAATCCGCCGCACGGCGACGACCCGATGTGGGCCCGCCCGACACCCGAGCCCACCGCCGCCACCGAACGCTTCAACAGCGCGCCGGGGGCCGAGGCCCGTCCCACGGAGCGGATCGAGCGACCGCATGCGGATCCCGCCACCCAGCACATCCCGCGTGCGGACACACCGCCACCGCCGGCCGGCAACACACCGCCACCGCCGCCCGCGAAGGAAAGCCCCGTGCGCCGGTTCTTGTCCGATCCGTTGTCGATCACCCTGGTCCTGGTGATCGTGGCCGCCCTCGGCATCGCCGGCGTACTGGCCGGTGAGCTGTACGCCCGCAATCGCGCCAATACCATTGTGGCGCAGGTGACCTCGTGCGTGGTCGAGGACGAGGCCACCGCCTCGTTCGGCGTCACCCCGCCGTTCCTGTGGCAGCACGCGCGCAAGAAGTACACCAACATCTCCATCGAGACCGCGGGTAACCAGGTCCGCGACGCCAAGGGCATGACGGTCAACATCGACATCGAGGATGTCCAGCTGGCCGAGACCGCGAACTCCGGCGGCACCATCGGCTCGCTGGTCGCAACCATCACCTGGACCACCGAGGGCATCAAACAGACCGTGCAGGACGCCATTCCGCTGTTCGGCGGCATCGTCTCGGATGTGCAGACCAACCCCAACGACGGCACCATCGAACTGCGCGGCGGGCTCGGCAGCATCACCGCCAAGCCGCGCATCGACGAGGAGGGGCTGGCCCTCGACGTGCTCAGCGTCAGCGGTCTGGGTTTCACGTTGCCGCGCGAGACCGTGCAGCCGGTGCTGGACGCGTTCACCTCGCAGCTCACCAAGGGCTACCCGATGGGCATCCACGCCGAGAGCGTCGATGTCACGGATTCCGGTGTGATCGCGGTGTTCGCGACCACCAACGCGACCATCCCGCCGGCCAACGAGGATCCCTGCTTCGCCGGTCTGTGA
- a CDS encoding carbon-nitrogen hydrolase family protein — MRIALAQIASGTDPAANLATVEELTRRAAGDGARLVVFPEATMCRFGVSLKPVAEPVDGPWADGVRRIAAAAGVTVVAGMFCPTPDGRITNTLLAAGPDVDASYDKIHLYDAFGFTESRTVAPGFTPVTIEVDGVVVGLTTCYDIRFPELYVELARRGAQLITVSASWGSGPGKLEQWTLLARARALDTASYLAAVDQAYPGDELAAAGPTGVGGSLVVSPYGQVLVTADQDPQLLVHDIDLDAVAKARDTLAVLTNRSSFAQLDRAESRG; from the coding sequence ATGCGCATCGCACTCGCCCAGATCGCCAGCGGCACCGACCCGGCCGCCAACCTGGCGACCGTGGAGGAACTCACCCGGCGCGCGGCGGGGGACGGCGCCCGGCTGGTGGTCTTCCCGGAGGCCACCATGTGCCGCTTCGGGGTGTCGCTGAAGCCGGTCGCCGAACCCGTCGACGGCCCATGGGCCGACGGGGTGCGCCGGATCGCGGCCGCCGCCGGGGTGACGGTGGTGGCCGGCATGTTCTGCCCCACCCCCGACGGCCGGATCACCAACACCCTGCTGGCCGCCGGACCCGACGTCGATGCGAGTTACGACAAGATCCACCTCTACGACGCGTTCGGCTTCACCGAGTCCCGCACCGTCGCCCCCGGGTTCACGCCGGTGACCATCGAGGTCGACGGCGTGGTCGTCGGCCTCACCACCTGCTACGACATTCGGTTCCCCGAGTTGTACGTGGAGCTGGCCCGCCGCGGCGCCCAGCTGATCACCGTCAGCGCGTCCTGGGGCTCCGGCCCCGGCAAGCTCGAGCAGTGGACCCTGCTGGCCCGGGCCCGCGCGCTGGACACCGCGAGCTACCTCGCGGCCGTCGACCAGGCCTATCCCGGCGACGAACTCGCCGCCGCCGGCCCCACCGGCGTCGGCGGCAGCCTGGTGGTCAGTCCGTACGGCCAGGTGCTGGTCACCGCGGACCAGGATCCGCAGCTGTTGGTGCACGACATCGACCTCGACGCGGTCGCCAAGGCCCGCGACACGCTGGCGGTGCTCACCAACCGCTCGTCCTTCGCTCAGCTCGATAGGGCAGAATCGCGCGGGTGA
- the deoC gene encoding deoxyribose-phosphate aldolase, with translation MSDWTRARVAALVDHTLLKPEATADEVRALVADAVELGVYAVCVSPSMVGAAVAAAPAEMAVATVAGFPSGKHLPEIKAREAALAVAAGAVEVDMVIDVGAALAGDVAAVRADVAAVRSAVPTAVLKVIVESAALLELAGPDTLAAVCRAAADAGADFVKTSTGFHPSGGASVQAIAVMAATVGTALGIKASGGIRTADDAIALLDAGATRLGLSGTAAVLDGLS, from the coding sequence ATGTCCGATTGGACCCGTGCGAGGGTGGCCGCCCTCGTGGACCACACCCTGCTCAAGCCCGAGGCCACCGCCGACGAGGTGCGGGCGCTGGTCGCCGACGCCGTCGAGCTGGGCGTCTACGCGGTCTGCGTGTCGCCGTCGATGGTCGGCGCCGCGGTCGCGGCCGCGCCGGCCGAAATGGCGGTCGCGACCGTGGCCGGCTTCCCGTCCGGTAAGCACCTGCCCGAGATCAAGGCCCGGGAGGCGGCGCTGGCGGTCGCCGCGGGCGCGGTGGAAGTGGACATGGTCATCGATGTCGGGGCTGCGCTGGCCGGCGATGTCGCCGCGGTGCGGGCCGACGTGGCCGCCGTGCGCAGCGCGGTGCCGACGGCGGTGCTGAAGGTCATCGTCGAATCCGCGGCGCTGCTGGAGCTCGCGGGGCCGGACACCCTGGCCGCGGTGTGCCGGGCGGCCGCCGACGCGGGCGCCGACTTCGTCAAGACGTCGACGGGATTCCACCCGTCGGGCGGGGCCTCGGTGCAGGCGATCGCGGTGATGGCCGCCACGGTCGGGACGGCGCTCGGCATCAAGGCCAGCGGCGGTATCCGCACGGCCGACGATGCGATCGCACTGCTCGACGCCGGGGCGACCCGACTCGGGTTGTCGGGCACCGCCGCGGTGCTCGACGGCCTGAGCTGA
- a CDS encoding class I SAM-dependent methyltransferase, protein MDPGPAALTRRPATPHRPIGQPTRGTTGYNRLRRADRWLVHAPRVCAALTSATDPLVVDLGYGALPVTTLEFAARLRRIRPDVRVVGLEIDPERVRTARTAATDAVDFALGGFELAGLHPVLVRAFNVLRQYPVDEVAAAWSTMQAALPAGGLILDGTCDEIGRRSCWVLLDRGGPVSLTLACDPRHIDRPSDLAERLPKILIHRNVAGQPVHELLAAADRAWAAAAAHGVFGPRERWRAMLAALAADGVSLEPSRRKIRDGVLTVPWSVVAPA, encoded by the coding sequence GTGGATCCTGGACCGGCAGCACTGACCCGCCGACCCGCGACCCCGCACCGCCCGATCGGCCAACCGACCCGGGGCACCACCGGCTACAACCGACTGCGCCGCGCGGACCGCTGGCTGGTGCACGCGCCGCGGGTGTGCGCCGCGCTGACCTCGGCCACCGACCCCCTGGTGGTCGACCTGGGCTACGGGGCCCTTCCCGTGACGACGCTGGAGTTCGCCGCGCGGCTGCGTCGAATCCGCCCCGACGTGCGGGTGGTGGGCCTCGAGATCGACCCGGAACGGGTCCGCACGGCGCGCACGGCCGCCACCGATGCCGTCGACTTCGCCTTGGGCGGCTTCGAACTCGCGGGCTTGCACCCGGTGCTGGTGCGCGCGTTCAACGTGCTGCGGCAGTATCCGGTCGACGAGGTCGCGGCCGCCTGGTCGACCATGCAGGCGGCGCTGCCCGCCGGCGGGTTGATCCTCGACGGGACCTGCGACGAGATCGGCCGACGATCCTGCTGGGTGTTGCTGGATCGCGGGGGTCCGGTCAGCCTGACCCTGGCCTGCGACCCCCGGCACATCGACCGACCTTCGGATCTGGCCGAGCGGTTGCCGAAGATCCTCATCCATCGCAATGTGGCCGGGCAGCCGGTGCACGAACTGCTGGCCGCCGCGGACCGGGCCTGGGCCGCCGCGGCCGCCCACGGGGTGTTCGGGCCGCGAGAACGTTGGCGCGCCATGCTCGCCGCCCTGGCCGCCGATGGGGTGTCGCTGGAGCCGTCCCGCCGAAAGATCCGCGACGGCGTGCTGACGGTGCCGTGGTCGGTCGTGGCTCCGGCGTAA
- a CDS encoding DUF2599 domain-containing protein — MRHRVAAVALAAIAVVVPPGLARADDAAAPPDLIERTEWAQWGDLKSLRVYPTAAGRAEAAQLRNRPVGEAAWRQVLESAPEADLPGMREQFLCHWQLAEFAHPGKVSWNLEPWRPEVDTASMIESGCNPGGTQEPF, encoded by the coding sequence GTGCGGCACCGGGTCGCCGCCGTCGCGCTGGCCGCGATCGCCGTCGTCGTCCCGCCGGGTCTCGCCCGCGCCGATGACGCCGCGGCGCCGCCGGACCTGATCGAGCGCACCGAATGGGCGCAATGGGGCGACCTGAAGAGCCTGCGGGTGTATCCCACCGCGGCCGGGCGCGCCGAGGCCGCTCAGCTGCGCAACCGGCCGGTGGGGGAGGCCGCCTGGCGGCAGGTGCTCGAATCGGCGCCCGAGGCCGACCTCCCCGGCATGCGCGAGCAGTTCCTGTGCCACTGGCAACTGGCCGAGTTCGCCCATCCGGGCAAGGTCAGCTGGAACCTCGAGCCGTGGCGACCCGAGGTGGACACCGCCTCCATGATCGAGTCCGGCTGTAATCCCGGCGGCACCCAGGAGCCCTTCTGA
- a CDS encoding DUF2516 family protein — protein sequence MAAAAGVGIYAFVHAAMQRADAYPAVDKLTKPVWLLILGVGVLLVLLLDIFGAAICAAAAGVYLVDVKPKLLEIQGKSR from the coding sequence ATGGCCGCCGCCGCCGGCGTCGGGATCTACGCATTCGTGCACGCGGCGATGCAACGCGCCGACGCCTATCCCGCTGTCGACAAGTTGACCAAGCCGGTCTGGCTGCTGATCCTCGGCGTCGGCGTGTTGTTGGTGTTGTTGTTGGACATCTTCGGCGCCGCGATCTGTGCGGCGGCGGCCGGCGTCTACCTTGTCGACGTCAAGCCCAAACTGCTGGAGATCCAAGGGAAGTCGCGCTGA